From Burkholderia pseudomultivorans, the proteins below share one genomic window:
- a CDS encoding bestrophin family protein, whose protein sequence is MIVRPREHWLRMLLVWNGSVLPTILPQLVLTLVISLVAVWGGGRVLGEKVPLNPTPFTLIGLTLAIFAGFRNNASYDRYREARQLWGGVLTAARTLTSQALCYGAVPPDARERRAFVRTVIAFVHALKHQLRGTDPVDDLRPLLDDATHARIAAARFRPVAIVHELRATFAARADAGRLADTRLWMLDARLDDLVSMVSGCERIASTPIPFSYDVLLHRTIYAYCVLLPFGLVDSIGAATPFVTVFVAYTLIALDAIAHAIAEPFGDGPNHLALDAITRQIERTLLELNREPLPAEVMPGKAYRLS, encoded by the coding sequence ATGATCGTTCGCCCGCGCGAGCACTGGCTGCGCATGCTGCTGGTCTGGAACGGCTCGGTGCTGCCGACGATCCTGCCGCAGCTCGTGCTGACGCTCGTCATCAGCCTGGTCGCGGTCTGGGGCGGCGGCCGCGTGCTCGGCGAGAAGGTGCCGCTGAACCCGACGCCGTTCACGCTGATCGGCCTGACGCTCGCGATCTTCGCGGGGTTTCGCAACAACGCGAGCTACGACCGCTACCGCGAGGCGCGGCAGCTGTGGGGCGGCGTGCTGACCGCCGCGCGCACGCTGACGTCGCAGGCGCTCTGCTACGGCGCGGTTCCGCCCGACGCACGCGAGCGACGCGCGTTCGTGCGCACGGTCATCGCGTTCGTCCATGCGCTCAAGCACCAGTTGCGCGGCACCGATCCGGTCGACGACCTGCGCCCGCTGCTCGACGACGCGACCCACGCGCGCATCGCCGCCGCGCGGTTTCGTCCCGTCGCGATCGTGCACGAACTGCGCGCGACCTTCGCGGCGCGCGCCGACGCGGGCCGCCTCGCCGACACGCGATTGTGGATGCTCGATGCGCGCCTCGACGATCTCGTGTCGATGGTCAGCGGCTGCGAGCGCATCGCGTCGACGCCGATCCCGTTCTCGTACGACGTGCTGCTGCACCGGACCATCTACGCGTACTGCGTACTGCTGCCGTTCGGCCTCGTCGATTCGATCGGCGCGGCGACGCCGTTCGTCACCGTGTTCGTCGCTTACACGCTGATCGCGCTCGACGCGATCGCGCATGCGATCGCCGAGCCGTTCGGCGACGGGCCGAACCATCTCGCGCTCGATGCGATCACGCGGCAGATCGAGCGCACGCTGCTCGAACTGAACCGCGAGCCGCTGCCGGCGGAAGTGATGCCCGGCAAGGCGTATCGGCTCAGCTAA
- a CDS encoding FdhF/YdeP family oxidoreductase, whose product MKKKSATARIEPYTHPAAGWGALKAVTINLIKEKVAGGNYRTLLRQNQPDGFDCPGCAWPDRQHASTFEFCENGVKAVAAEATSKRVTPAFFAAHTVTELLEQSDFELEQHGRLTDPMVYDAQTDRYVPIAWDEAFALIARHLRALPDPNQAAFYTSGRASNEAAFLYQLLVRRYGTNNFPDCSNMCHEATSRGLPASVGVGKGTVTLDDFEHADTLLIFGQNPATNHPRMLGELRECAKRGATIVSINPLKERGLERFADPQSPLEMLTMSGTRIASTFIQPTIGGDFALIKGIAKRVLELDDAARAAGASRVLDIAFIDEHTAGFDAFADDLRRESWAALTAESGVPYEQIDGLAQRYARSERVIATWGMGITQHKHSVATVQMLTNLMLMRGNIGRPGAGLCPVRGHSNVQGNRTVGIEEKPTQAFLDRLGRVFDFEPPRHHGYDVVETIEAMLEGRVKVLIGLGGNFAMATPDTPRTWEGMRRCDLTVHITTKLNRSHLVHGRDALILPTLGRTEIDLQDNVPQGVTVEDSMSMVHVSYGMNKPASPNLMSEPAIVAHLGHALFGSDKIDWLAYKDDYAKIRDAIEATLDGFYDYNARIARPGGFHLRVASRDREWLTPTGKANFIAHALPTDTPIQRARALHGERLMTLMTTRSHDQYNTTVYGLDDRYRGVFGQRRVVFANRDDLAMLGLKAGEWVDMETVWHDGIERRADGFLLVEYDIPRGCIGAYYPETNPLVPLDSVGDVCNTPTSKSIPVLLHRAAAPASIAA is encoded by the coding sequence ATGAAAAAGAAATCCGCCACCGCGCGCATCGAGCCCTATACCCATCCCGCCGCTGGCTGGGGCGCGCTGAAAGCCGTCACGATCAACCTGATCAAGGAAAAGGTCGCCGGCGGCAACTACCGCACGCTGCTGCGCCAGAACCAGCCGGACGGCTTCGACTGCCCCGGCTGCGCATGGCCCGATCGCCAGCACGCGTCGACCTTCGAATTCTGCGAGAACGGCGTGAAGGCCGTCGCGGCCGAAGCGACCAGCAAGCGCGTGACGCCCGCGTTCTTCGCCGCGCACACGGTAACCGAGCTGCTCGAACAGTCGGACTTCGAACTCGAGCAGCACGGCCGGCTCACCGATCCGATGGTGTACGACGCGCAGACCGACCGCTACGTGCCGATCGCGTGGGACGAGGCGTTCGCGCTGATCGCGCGCCACCTGCGCGCGCTGCCCGACCCGAACCAGGCCGCGTTCTACACGTCGGGCCGCGCGAGCAACGAAGCGGCGTTCCTGTATCAGTTGCTGGTGCGGCGGTACGGCACGAACAATTTCCCCGACTGCTCGAACATGTGCCACGAGGCGACCAGCCGCGGGCTGCCGGCGTCGGTCGGCGTCGGCAAGGGCACCGTCACGCTCGACGATTTCGAGCACGCAGACACGCTGCTGATCTTCGGCCAGAACCCGGCGACCAACCATCCGCGCATGCTCGGCGAGCTGCGCGAATGCGCTAAGCGCGGCGCGACGATCGTGTCGATCAACCCGCTGAAGGAACGCGGGCTCGAGCGCTTCGCCGATCCGCAAAGCCCGCTCGAAATGCTGACGATGTCGGGCACCCGGATCGCATCGACGTTCATCCAGCCGACCATCGGCGGCGATTTCGCGCTGATCAAGGGCATCGCGAAACGCGTGCTCGAACTCGACGACGCCGCGCGCGCCGCCGGCGCATCGCGCGTACTCGACATCGCGTTCATCGACGAGCACACGGCCGGCTTCGACGCATTCGCCGACGATCTGCGCCGCGAAAGCTGGGCCGCGCTGACCGCCGAGAGCGGCGTGCCGTACGAGCAGATCGACGGCCTCGCGCAACGCTACGCACGCAGCGAACGCGTGATCGCGACCTGGGGGATGGGCATCACGCAGCACAAGCATTCGGTCGCGACCGTGCAGATGCTGACCAACCTGATGCTGATGCGCGGCAACATCGGCCGCCCCGGCGCGGGCCTGTGCCCGGTGCGCGGCCACTCGAACGTGCAGGGCAACCGCACGGTCGGCATCGAGGAAAAGCCGACGCAGGCCTTCCTCGACCGGCTCGGCCGCGTGTTCGACTTCGAGCCGCCGCGCCATCACGGCTACGACGTCGTCGAGACGATCGAGGCGATGCTCGAAGGCCGCGTGAAGGTGCTGATCGGCCTGGGCGGCAACTTCGCGATGGCGACGCCCGACACGCCGCGCACCTGGGAAGGCATGCGCCGCTGCGACCTCACCGTGCACATCACGACCAAGCTCAACCGCAGCCACCTCGTGCACGGCCGCGACGCGCTGATCCTGCCGACGCTCGGCCGCACCGAGATCGACCTGCAGGACAACGTGCCGCAAGGCGTGACGGTCGAGGACTCGATGAGCATGGTGCACGTGTCGTACGGGATGAACAAGCCGGCGTCGCCGAACCTGATGTCGGAACCGGCGATCGTCGCGCACCTAGGCCACGCGCTGTTCGGCAGCGACAAGATCGACTGGCTCGCGTACAAGGACGACTACGCGAAGATCCGCGACGCGATCGAGGCGACCCTCGACGGCTTCTACGACTACAACGCGCGCATCGCGCGGCCGGGCGGCTTCCACCTGCGGGTCGCGTCGCGCGACCGCGAATGGCTGACGCCGACCGGCAAGGCGAACTTCATCGCGCATGCGCTGCCGACCGACACGCCGATCCAGCGCGCCCGCGCGCTGCACGGCGAGCGCCTGATGACGCTGATGACCACACGCTCGCACGACCAGTACAACACGACCGTGTACGGGCTCGACGACCGCTATCGCGGCGTGTTCGGGCAGCGCCGCGTGGTGTTCGCGAACCGCGACGATCTCGCGATGCTGGGGCTGAAGGCCGGCGAATGGGTGGACATGGAAACCGTGTGGCACGACGGCATCGAGCGGCGCGCGGACGGCTTCCTGCTCGTCGAATACGACATCCCGCGCGGCTGCATCGGCGCGTACTACCCGGAAACGAACCCGCTGGTGCCGCTCGACAGCGTCGGCGACGTGTGCAACACGCCGACCTCGAAGTCGATCCCGGTGCTGCTGCATCGCGCGGCCGCGCCGGCCTCGATCGCCGCCTGA
- a CDS encoding PLP-dependent aminotransferase family protein: MKRYEQLADELHAQIERGVYRPGERIPSVRQASRQQQLSVTTVLRAYLVLESRGLIESRPQSGYFVRARTAEPAGAELHASAPAAEPSAVDVSRLVLSTLRSIARDDAVPLGSPYPDASQFPVQKLARYAQTIGRRRTRWGVIDDLPPGNLELIRQIARRYAERGIAVEPGEIVMTIGATEAINLCLQAVAKPGDTIAVESPTFYAMLHAIERLGMRALEVATHPVDGIDLDALERILERERIAACMVMPNFQNPLGFQMSDARKRALVELLAKHGVPAIESDVYHELHYGEATPSALKSFDRDGLVLHCASFTKSLSPRYRIGWAMPGRYRDQVEKLKFLNTLATPAIEQLAIAEYLKHDGYDFHLRRMRKQYAQQASLMSAMVRRFFPEGTRLSQPQGGYVLWVELPRQVDAMKLYGLALAQRITVGPGHMFSASGDYRHFIRLNYSYPWSRQIEDALKVLGRLAVECAGG; the protein is encoded by the coding sequence GTGAAGCGTTACGAACAACTGGCCGACGAGCTTCACGCGCAGATCGAGCGCGGCGTGTACCGGCCCGGCGAGCGGATTCCGTCGGTGCGTCAGGCGAGCCGGCAGCAGCAGCTCAGCGTGACGACCGTGCTGCGCGCGTATCTCGTGCTGGAAAGTCGCGGCCTGATCGAAAGCCGGCCGCAGTCCGGCTATTTCGTGCGCGCGCGGACGGCGGAGCCGGCCGGGGCCGAACTGCACGCGTCGGCGCCGGCCGCCGAGCCGTCGGCGGTGGACGTGAGCCGGCTCGTGCTGTCGACGCTGCGCTCGATCGCGCGCGACGACGCGGTGCCGCTCGGTTCGCCGTATCCCGATGCGTCGCAGTTTCCGGTGCAGAAGCTCGCGCGCTATGCACAGACAATCGGGCGCCGCCGCACGCGCTGGGGCGTGATCGACGACCTGCCGCCCGGCAACCTCGAACTGATCCGCCAGATCGCGCGCCGCTACGCGGAGCGCGGGATCGCGGTCGAGCCCGGCGAGATCGTGATGACGATCGGCGCGACCGAGGCGATCAACCTGTGCCTGCAGGCCGTCGCGAAGCCGGGCGACACGATCGCGGTCGAATCGCCGACGTTCTATGCGATGCTGCACGCGATCGAGCGGCTGGGCATGCGCGCGCTCGAAGTCGCGACGCATCCGGTCGACGGCATCGATCTCGATGCGCTCGAACGGATCCTCGAACGCGAGCGCATCGCCGCGTGCATGGTGATGCCGAACTTCCAGAATCCGCTCGGCTTCCAGATGTCCGATGCGCGCAAGCGCGCGCTCGTCGAACTGCTCGCGAAGCATGGCGTGCCGGCGATCGAGAGCGACGTCTATCACGAGCTGCACTACGGCGAGGCGACGCCGAGCGCGCTGAAATCGTTCGACCGCGACGGGCTGGTGCTGCACTGCGCGTCGTTCACGAAGAGCCTGTCGCCGCGCTACCGGATCGGCTGGGCGATGCCGGGGCGCTATCGCGACCAGGTCGAGAAGCTGAAATTCCTGAACACGCTCGCGACGCCGGCGATCGAGCAACTGGCGATCGCGGAGTATCTGAAGCACGACGGCTACGATTTCCATCTGCGACGGATGCGCAAGCAGTATGCGCAGCAGGCGAGCCTGATGAGCGCGATGGTGCGGCGGTTCTTTCCGGAGGGCACGCGGCTGTCGCAGCCGCAGGGCGGCTACGTGCTGTGGGTCGAGCTGCCGCGGCAGGTCGACGCGATGAAGCTGTACGGGCTCGCGCTCGCGCAGCGGATCACGGTCGGGCCCGGGCACATGTTCTCGGCGAGCGGCGATTACCGGCACTTCATCCGGCTCAACTACAGCTATCCGTGGTCGCGGCAGATCGAGGATGCGCTGAAGGTGCTGGGGCGGCTCGCGGTGGAGTGTGCGGGCGGGTGA
- a CDS encoding mechanosensitive ion channel family protein, whose product MTLHETWFAPLVGTLVLLAAAGAVTAAVHFLLFRVVARLARLSATRVDDALFEFGAFKWLNRIVPFVVIKLGLGAVPGIPDAAALAADKVLFALIVFLVTMTISATLSALEHTYRASRRDQPRLSLKGAMQLVKLVMFITAALVVIGDATGKQIGLLLSGIGAMSAVLMLIFKDTLLGLVAGVQLSSNDMLRIGDWITMPSAGADGTVIDITLNTVKVANFDHTIITVPTWKLITESYQNWRGMTEAGGRRIKRALFIDATSVRFLGNDEIERLERLTLLKDYLEDKVDAITQWNGALGSAGDCPANRRQLTNLGTFRAYVANYLQWHPRIRRDMTCMARQLPLTAEGIPLELYCFTDTTTWVDYETIQADLFDHLIAVLPEFGLRVYQHPSGFDMRQMTAAVPRADAARLEAQGAHAK is encoded by the coding sequence ATGACCCTGCACGAAACCTGGTTTGCGCCGCTCGTCGGCACCCTCGTCCTGCTCGCCGCCGCCGGCGCCGTCACCGCGGCCGTCCATTTCCTGCTGTTTCGCGTCGTCGCGCGGCTCGCGCGGCTGTCGGCCACGCGCGTCGACGACGCGCTGTTCGAGTTCGGCGCGTTCAAATGGCTGAACCGCATCGTCCCGTTCGTCGTGATCAAGCTCGGGCTCGGCGCGGTGCCCGGCATTCCGGACGCCGCCGCGCTGGCCGCCGACAAGGTGCTGTTCGCGCTGATCGTGTTCCTCGTCACGATGACGATCAGCGCCACGCTGTCCGCGCTGGAGCACACCTACCGCGCGAGCCGGCGCGACCAGCCGCGCCTGTCGCTGAAAGGCGCGATGCAGCTCGTCAAGCTCGTGATGTTCATCACCGCCGCGCTGGTCGTGATCGGCGACGCGACCGGCAAGCAGATCGGCCTGCTGCTGTCGGGCATCGGCGCGATGTCGGCGGTGCTGATGCTGATCTTCAAGGACACGCTGCTCGGCCTCGTGGCGGGCGTGCAGCTGTCGTCGAACGACATGCTGCGGATCGGCGACTGGATCACGATGCCGTCGGCCGGCGCGGACGGCACCGTGATCGACATCACGCTGAACACCGTCAAGGTCGCGAACTTCGATCACACGATCATCACCGTGCCGACCTGGAAGCTGATCACCGAGAGCTACCAGAACTGGCGCGGGATGACCGAAGCGGGCGGCCGCCGCATCAAGCGCGCACTGTTCATCGACGCGACCAGCGTGCGCTTTCTCGGCAACGACGAGATCGAACGGCTCGAACGCCTGACGCTGCTGAAGGATTACCTCGAGGACAAGGTCGACGCGATCACGCAATGGAACGGCGCGCTTGGCAGCGCCGGCGATTGTCCGGCCAATCGCCGTCAGCTGACGAACCTCGGCACGTTCCGCGCGTACGTCGCGAACTATTTGCAGTGGCATCCGCGGATCCGCCGCGACATGACCTGCATGGCGCGGCAACTGCCGCTCACCGCCGAGGGCATTCCGCTCGAACTGTACTGCTTTACCGACACGACGACGTGGGTCGACTACGAGACCATCCAGGCCGACCTGTTCGACCATCTGATCGCGGTGCTGCCGGAGTTCGGGCTGCGCGTGTACCAGCATCCGTCGGGGTTCGACATGCGGCAGATGACGGCTGCGGTGCCGCGTGCGGATGCGGCGCGGCTCGAGGCGCAAGGCGCGCACGCGAAGTAA
- a CDS encoding SulP family inorganic anion transporter, with the protein MPDSSTRPSPGIRLLKGILPVRRAAAIRDIFAGFSLASMDIPQVLGYARIAGMPAVTGLYTVFLPLVAFAVFGASRHLVVAADSATATIFASRLSSMAPAGSADYAALAGMVALLTAAMLLLARLFKLGFLADFLSRTVLVGFLAGVGVQVSIAMLGDMLGLAVPYPASRSVAQFDYVVTHLAQLHRPTFALAALVVVAILACKRFVPRFPMPMIAVAGSIAASHAFGFSAHGIAVLGPVAGGLPPLRWPSVTWQQFLDLVPVAASCFVMIIAQSAAAARVFAQQYGEDVDTNADILGLAAANAAAAVGGAFVVNGSPTQTAMADGAGVRSQVGHLAFAAVVAIVLLFLSPMLQYLPHAVLAGIVLTIALGLINVRSLAAIRSESPGEFTLALVTATAVVTVGVEHGILLAVALSLMRHVRHSYQPHTMVLEPAAGNGRWLPVPARPGAMTAPGLIVYRFGSDLFFANDHRFAAEVSELVDAAPEPLRWFIVDAGAITDLDYSAARTLTDLVRGLHARRIGVLFGRVNRYLHADMDRHRITDVVGASCIFPTLHQALEAAGVKSAPQEPGVV; encoded by the coding sequence ATGCCCGATTCCAGTACCCGCCCGTCGCCAGGCATACGCCTGCTGAAAGGGATTCTCCCGGTCCGCCGCGCGGCGGCGATTCGCGACATCTTTGCGGGCTTCTCTCTCGCGTCGATGGACATTCCGCAAGTGCTCGGCTATGCGCGCATTGCCGGGATGCCGGCCGTCACGGGCCTTTACACGGTGTTCCTGCCGCTCGTTGCGTTCGCCGTGTTCGGCGCGTCGCGTCACCTGGTGGTCGCCGCCGATTCGGCGACCGCGACCATTTTCGCGAGCCGCCTGTCGTCGATGGCGCCGGCCGGCAGCGCCGACTATGCGGCGCTGGCCGGCATGGTCGCACTGCTGACCGCCGCGATGCTGCTGCTCGCGCGCCTCTTCAAGCTCGGCTTTCTTGCCGATTTCCTGTCGCGCACGGTGCTGGTGGGGTTTCTCGCGGGCGTCGGCGTACAGGTGTCGATCGCGATGCTCGGCGACATGCTCGGGCTGGCCGTGCCGTATCCGGCTTCGCGCAGCGTCGCGCAATTCGACTATGTCGTCACGCATCTCGCGCAGCTGCATCGGCCGACCTTCGCGCTCGCCGCGCTCGTGGTCGTCGCGATCCTCGCCTGCAAGCGCTTCGTGCCGCGCTTTCCGATGCCGATGATCGCGGTCGCGGGCAGCATCGCGGCGAGCCATGCATTCGGCTTTTCCGCGCACGGCATTGCCGTGCTCGGCCCCGTCGCGGGCGGGCTGCCGCCGTTGCGCTGGCCGTCCGTCACGTGGCAGCAGTTTCTCGATCTGGTGCCGGTCGCCGCGTCGTGCTTCGTGATGATCATTGCGCAAAGCGCGGCGGCGGCGCGCGTGTTCGCGCAGCAGTACGGCGAGGACGTCGACACCAATGCCGACATCCTCGGGCTCGCGGCCGCGAATGCGGCGGCCGCGGTCGGCGGCGCGTTCGTCGTCAACGGCAGCCCGACGCAGACCGCGATGGCCGACGGCGCGGGCGTGCGCAGCCAGGTCGGACATCTCGCGTTCGCGGCCGTCGTGGCGATCGTGCTGCTGTTCCTGAGCCCGATGCTGCAGTATCTGCCGCACGCGGTGCTGGCCGGCATCGTGTTGACGATCGCGCTGGGGCTGATCAACGTGCGCAGCCTCGCCGCGATCCGTAGCGAAAGCCCCGGCGAATTCACGCTCGCACTCGTGACGGCCACGGCCGTCGTGACGGTCGGCGTCGAGCACGGCATTCTGCTCGCGGTCGCGCTGTCGCTGATGCGGCATGTGCGCCACAGCTACCAGCCGCATACGATGGTGCTCGAGCCCGCCGCCGGCAACGGACGCTGGCTGCCGGTGCCCGCGCGGCCCGGCGCGATGACCGCGCCCGGGCTGATCGTCTACCGGTTCGGCTCCGACCTGTTCTTCGCGAACGACCACCGGTTTGCGGCCGAGGTCAGCGAACTCGTCGACGCGGCGCCGGAACCGCTGCGCTGGTTCATCGTCGACGCGGGCGCAATCACCGATCTCGACTATTCGGCCGCGCGGACGCTGACCGATCTCGTCCGCGGCCTGCATGCGCGGCGCATCGGCGTGCTGTTCGGGCGCGTCAACCGCTACCTGCATGCGGACATGGATCGTCACCGCATCACCGACGTCGTCGGCGCATCGTGCATCTTCCCGACGCTGCACCAGGCGCTGGAGGCTGCCGGCGTGAAGTCCGCGCCGCAGGAGCCGGGCGTCGTGTAG
- a CDS encoding DHA2 family efflux MFS transporter permease subunit — translation MSDERSRPAPARAMGRLDPSIWKVSAVAMLGSLLSQLDATIVNVSLSSLATDLHTSLSTIQWVTSGYLLALTLVLPLSGWLVDRIGAKALYLWCFSAFTLTSALCGLAWSAPSLIAFRVLQGMSGGLLAPMAQMMIARVAGQQMARVIGYAAVPVLLAPILGPVVAGAILQHTSWRWLFLVNLPVGVLALALAAWFLPGDREETQRRELDWIGLSLLSPGLVLFLYGVERIDKASGIAALAGAALLLATFLRVETRKGDRALLDLALFRRKVFGAAASTQFLSNGALFAGQMLIPVFLIQACGRSPGEMGWLLAPMGLGMLVTYPSMGALTGRFGVRRVAAAGALLALVATLPFAYLALHGYDPVVLVPALFLRGMGQSEIGAPSITAAYASVERRDLPMATTSLNIVQRLGGPTFTTLCTLFLAWRLQADHAAGGSAHGTAYAWAFGLLCMLHASSFVTALRLPLWSAGAGGRRAAPASSGSR, via the coding sequence GTGAGCGACGAACGTTCGCGACCCGCACCGGCCCGCGCGATGGGCCGGCTCGACCCGTCGATCTGGAAGGTCAGCGCGGTCGCGATGCTCGGCTCGCTGCTGTCGCAGCTCGACGCGACGATCGTCAACGTGTCGCTGTCGAGCCTCGCGACGGATCTGCACACGAGCCTCTCGACGATCCAGTGGGTGACGAGCGGCTACCTGCTCGCGCTCACGCTGGTGCTGCCGCTGAGCGGCTGGCTCGTCGACCGGATCGGCGCGAAGGCGCTGTACCTGTGGTGTTTCTCCGCGTTCACGCTGACGTCCGCGCTGTGCGGGCTCGCGTGGTCCGCGCCGTCGCTGATTGCATTTCGCGTGTTGCAGGGCATGAGCGGCGGACTGCTCGCGCCGATGGCGCAGATGATGATCGCGCGCGTCGCGGGCCAGCAGATGGCGCGCGTGATCGGCTACGCGGCCGTGCCCGTGCTGCTCGCGCCGATCCTCGGTCCGGTCGTCGCCGGCGCGATCCTCCAGCACACGTCGTGGCGCTGGCTGTTTCTCGTAAACCTGCCGGTCGGCGTTCTGGCGCTCGCGCTGGCCGCCTGGTTCCTGCCCGGCGATCGCGAAGAGACGCAGCGGCGCGAGCTCGACTGGATCGGGCTGTCGCTGTTGTCGCCTGGGCTCGTGCTGTTCCTGTACGGCGTCGAGCGCATCGACAAGGCGTCCGGCATCGCGGCGCTCGCAGGCGCGGCGCTGCTGCTGGCGACTTTCCTGCGCGTCGAAACGCGCAAGGGCGATCGGGCGCTGCTCGATCTCGCGCTGTTTCGCCGCAAGGTGTTCGGCGCGGCGGCCTCGACGCAGTTCCTGTCGAACGGTGCGCTGTTCGCCGGCCAGATGCTGATCCCGGTGTTCCTGATCCAGGCGTGCGGCCGCTCGCCCGGCGAGATGGGCTGGCTGCTCGCGCCGATGGGCCTCGGCATGCTCGTCACCTATCCGTCGATGGGCGCGCTGACGGGCCGCTTCGGCGTGCGGCGGGTCGCTGCCGCCGGCGCGCTGCTCGCGCTGGTCGCGACGCTGCCGTTCGCGTATCTGGCGCTGCACGGCTACGATCCCGTCGTGCTGGTGCCCGCGCTGTTCCTGCGCGGGATGGGACAGAGCGAGATCGGCGCACCGTCGATTACCGCCGCTTATGCATCGGTCGAACGCCGCGACCTGCCGATGGCGACCACGTCGCTCAATATCGTGCAGCGCCTCGGCGGCCCGACGTTTACGACGCTCTGCACGCTGTTTCTCGCATGGCGGCTGCAGGCCGATCACGCAGCGGGCGGCAGCGCGCACGGGACCGCTTATGCCTGGGCGTTCGGCCTGCTGTGCATGCTGCACGCGTCGAGTTTCGTTACCGCGCTTCGCTTGCCGTTGTGGTCGGCCGGCGCGGGCGGGCGTCGCGCGGCACCGGCGTCAAGCGGCTCGCGCTGA
- a CDS encoding isochorismatase family protein, translating into MSATRLDTNTALVVIDLQKGIVALPTTHPVGGVIERTRELLDAFRSRDLPVVLVNVAGGAPGRTQQSVRLDALPPDWTELIAELGQQPGDHLVTKKTWGAFTGTDLDAHLKAAGVTQIVLAGVATSIGVESTARHAHELGYNVTLAVDAMTDLNADAHANSVERVFPRLGETGSAGDIVALLDRRGA; encoded by the coding sequence ATGAGCGCAACCCGTCTCGACACGAATACGGCGCTGGTCGTCATCGACCTGCAGAAAGGCATCGTCGCACTGCCCACCACGCATCCGGTCGGCGGCGTGATCGAGCGCACCCGCGAACTGCTCGACGCATTCCGCAGCCGCGACCTGCCGGTCGTGCTCGTCAACGTCGCGGGCGGCGCACCGGGCCGCACGCAGCAGTCGGTTCGCCTCGACGCGCTGCCGCCCGACTGGACCGAACTCATCGCCGAACTGGGCCAGCAGCCCGGCGACCATCTGGTCACGAAAAAGACCTGGGGCGCATTCACCGGCACCGATCTCGACGCACACCTGAAGGCGGCCGGCGTCACGCAGATCGTGCTGGCCGGCGTCGCGACGAGCATCGGCGTCGAATCGACCGCGCGGCACGCGCACGAACTCGGCTACAACGTGACGCTCGCCGTCGATGCGATGACCGACCTCAACGCGGACGCCCACGCGAACAGCGTCGAGCGCGTGTTCCCGCGCCTCGGCGAGACGGGTTCGGCGGGGGACATCGTCGCGCTGCTCGACCGGCGCGGCGCGTGA
- a CDS encoding MarR family winged helix-turn-helix transcriptional regulator, translated as MNAARKPNLAADAVATDLALAVGQLIRRLRSEVASDGLGMSQTSALARLESNGPMTTADLARAESMKPQSMKAILASLEEEGLVEREPHPTDGRQILFLLTAAGLEARRKRSAAKHRWLGAAIEKLDPEEIRTLAAAIPLIRRIGDK; from the coding sequence ATGAACGCCGCCCGCAAACCGAACCTCGCCGCCGACGCCGTCGCCACCGACCTGGCCCTCGCCGTCGGCCAACTGATCCGCCGGCTGCGCTCCGAAGTCGCGTCCGACGGGCTCGGCATGTCGCAGACGAGCGCGCTCGCGCGGCTCGAATCGAACGGCCCGATGACGACCGCCGATCTCGCCCGCGCCGAGTCGATGAAGCCGCAATCGATGAAGGCGATCCTCGCGAGCCTCGAAGAGGAAGGTCTCGTCGAGCGCGAGCCGCATCCGACCGACGGTCGCCAGATCCTGTTCCTGCTGACCGCGGCCGGCCTCGAGGCGCGCCGCAAGCGCAGCGCCGCGAAGCACCGCTGGCTCGGCGCCGCGATCGAGAAGCTCGATCCCGAAGAAATCCGCACGCTCGCCGCCGCGATCCCGCTGATCCGGCGAATCGGCGACAAGTGA
- a CDS encoding DUF7661 family protein, whose product MPDEYRFNAFGRRLAVVRRNDRWAVFDLGVEGKRRPADLHIPSTLAAEELAQYLGDLLHEAATPRNSEVVPLAPPDRGSESC is encoded by the coding sequence ATGCCGGACGAATACCGCTTCAACGCATTCGGACGCCGTCTCGCCGTCGTCCGCCGAAACGACCGCTGGGCCGTGTTCGATCTCGGCGTCGAAGGCAAGCGGCGGCCGGCCGACCTGCATATCCCGTCCACGCTCGCCGCCGAAGAACTCGCGCAGTATCTCGGCGACTTGCTGCATGAAGCCGCCACGCCGAGAAACAGCGAGGTCGTGCCGCTCGCGCCGCCCGATCGCGGCAGCGAATCCTGCTGA